From Lewinellaceae bacterium:
CGTAAAGAGAAACCAGCCGGGCCCAGGGGTTTCGCACAAAAACGAATTTGTTGTAGCCATAGAAATCCCAACCAAAAGCTGCAAACAGTTCTCTTGTCTCTTGCGGTGTAATATGGGGATAAAATGGATTCGCTGGAGTTCTTTTAAGATAATTTAAAACAGGCACCACATCGGCGTAGGGGTTCAGAAATTGCCTTACGCTGGAAGAACCTGTTTTCGGATTAGCGAAAAAGATGAAGTTATATTTATGAGATATCCGCATGACGATGTTTAAAGCCAGGCAAATTTATTGATCCCATATCGATAAATCCATATTGATTAAATGCTCCAGTTTTTTATTGTGTTGATGAAAATAAGATTTGAGTTCTTTTTGAGTTTCAACCGACATTTTACGATAGCCCGGTTGTTTGTTCTTAAAATTTAAGGACAGGAGCATGTTTTTTACTTTAGGGTGGTTGATTAAACCGAGTTTATGGCCTACATATAAGGTAATAGGGTATCGGGGAAGAACGGTTTTGTTTTTCACTTCCGCACTATATTCAAAATATTCATTAGAGGTGCCTAAAAAATGGAATAGCTTATTTAATACATGATCATTATTATATGGGTTAATCATATCTTCGAACAGGATGAAATACATCTGCTCCATCGGGAAATATTCCAAAAATCGCTGAATCTGTAAATGGTATATACTGCGGTTTTTATGGCTATAATAACTATTTTCCTCGATCCGCCGCTCCTCTTTCCGGATAGCTCGTTCAAAGGATAGAAGCTCCATTCCTTGTTTATAGTCATGCCAATAGCTAGAATAAGTACGGGCTACGGGATTTCTCAAAACCCATATAATTTTTGTTTGAGGGCAGTTTTCGTGAATTCTTTTAGCTACTTTATCCAAGTGTGAATAAGTTGCTGTTTTTTCACCAAAAATCATTGCTTCCTCCGGACTGTTTTTTAAAACCTTCTTTTGATACCAATCAAAACCTTTAGCGAAATTTTCTTCTCTATCAAAGAAATGAACTTCATTAGCAGGAAGGTGTATTTTTCTATGGTTTCTTAAGTGATGTAGTAAAGTGGTGGTACCGGACTTCATAAAACCGACGATAATGAAATCTGGAATCGACGACGTGTCTTTTCTCATTTTTATCTTGATAAGACATATAGGCTATTCCGCTCTTAAACCTCTTGCAACAGGCCCGTAAATTTATCTAAAAAGTTTATGAAAAAAAATCATTGCCAGTTTTTGGAAAAAAACAACATATTACCGAAAATTGTCCTTCCTTATGACAGAAAAGAAAGGAGTGGCTTCTCCGGTTCATCCGGCCAAAAAATATCTGGCTAACCTACTGCCCATCCTGGTTAGCCTTGGCTGGTTTATCATCATTGTGCCAGATTATCTTTTTCACCACCCCTATTACACGCAGGGCATCAGTCAATTCAAATACTGGTGGCTGCTGGCGGCGCTGTCGATTCTGCTTGGTGCGCTCTATTTTTTTTTTGGAGGCATACGAAATCAAGGCATCAAAAGCCAAACTGCCACCGTCAACGGCTTTAAGATTTACCTGCTTTTTCTACTTATCACGAACATCATCCTGGCCTGGTACGGCATAAGCAACGGCTTATTTGAGTCTAATCCTATGGCACGCCTCTTATATTTCACCTGTTTCATAGTCCTGCTTCACGCCGCCGTATTGTATATTGCCGTTCTTGGATATGCCCTGGGCGCCCTACTTTTGCGGCCTTTTGCCGGCTACCTTTCCGGGCCTTCGCATAAGCTCATCGCCATTGCCCTGGGCCTGAGCGGGATGGGCTTTGTGCTGGTTGTGCTGGGCTTGCTCAACGGGTTGACGCCATGGATACTATGGCCGCTGGCCGTATTGGCCACGGCTTTTCAATACCGTTCGATCGGCCGTTTTCTACGAGCTTTATTCCTCTCGCCTGTGCCAACCAACAAGTTGGGGATACAGGGCTTTTTGGCCGGCGCGCTCCTGATCATTTTTGCTGCCGTCAACGGCATCGGCGCTGTAAAAGCCTTCCCGGCCGGCTTCGACGGGGCGGCGTTGTACATGAATACCACAAAACTCATTGCCGAATATCATGCCCTACCGAAAGGCGGACAGGCATTCAACTGGCCGGCCGTCATGAGCCTCGGCAACTTGCTCTTTGGCAGCACTGCCGTATCTATCCTGCTGTCCCATCTCGCTGGCATCTTTTGCCTGGCGGCAGTGTACCGGATCGCTCGCCTTTTTGTATCCCCCGGCAATGCCCTCCTGGCTACCGCGCTCTTTTACACCGCCCCTTTCATCACGTTCCACAGCTATTATGACGAAAAGGTAGACTTGGGCTTTCTCTTCATCTCGCTGAGTACGCTGCTGCTGCTACTGGAATACTTCCCAAAAAAATCCCTGCCTGCCCGCCAGGCGAAACGCCAAGCGGCCTGGCAGGCAGGCAACCATCCAACCATCCCTGCCTGCCCGCCAGGCGAGGCGCCAAGCGGCCTGGCAGGCAGGCAACAATCCAGCCATCCCTGCCTGCCCGCCAGGCGAGGCGCCAAGCGGCCTGGCAGGCAGGCAACAATCCAGCCATCCAACCAAAAGACAACCGGATGGCTCACCCGGAATCCAAACCTGCTAATCTGGATCTACGCCGGATGGCTCACCGGCTTTGCTTTCGGCATTAAATATACCGCATTGTTCAACGGCATCGCTTTGCTGAGCTATCTTTTTTACAGGAGAGGCGGGCGCTATGCTTTTTTTGGGAGCCTGATAATGGCGGTGTCCTTTGTCTTTTTGCTGGGCGTTTATCGCTTTGCCAATTTCGAGTTGGCAGGCATTACCCCTACCCTATTGGCTGGCTTGCTCTCCATTCCCGGGATGGCGCTGCTGGGGTGGGCCTTCCGGCGTACGCCTACGGCTATGCTGCGCACTGCCGGCATTGGCATGGCCTTTATCTTAACCTCAGCCTTTGCCTTTTCCCCCTGGGCCGTCAAACACTTTTCGGAAAACAGGTCGTTGGCCGTTTCGGCGCTCATCCAGGGCAAATCGCCACAGCCTAAACTATTCATTAAGCGCAAGTATCGCAAAAAGTCGCAGACTCCCGACACTCCCAGGGCCGATCCATTGCTAAAGCCTCCCAAAGAACAGGCGGCCAATACGGCTGTTGCTAAAACGCGGCGCGAAGAACTGCAACGGTATATGGGCTTCGAAACAGGCCTGCCCCTCTATCTCTCCCTGCCCTACGATTTGGCCATGAACACCAATCTGCCCGGCTTAATCTACCTGGACATCGGTTTTTTGTGGCTGTTACTGCTGCCGTTGCTCCTGCTTTCTGTAAAGCCTGGAAATAGAAGAAAAAATTGGCTATTCCTCCTGTTGATGCTGCTGCTGTTGTTGGCGTCTATACTGTCGGTTTATGTCACAAAAGCAACGCCAATATTGCCCGGAGCGCTTGCCGACGCACAACCGGAAGGGTTTCGCCATAGCGTCGGTGGCATGTACGAAGCCTGGATGAATATGCTTATCAATTTGGCGAGAAGTGGACAAGGCATCTACGGCTGGCTCTCTCATTTTGGCTTTTCCAGTTCTTTAGCGGCGTTGCTGCTACTTGTGGCAGCGGCCGTGTGGCTGGCCTCCGAAAAACTCAGGATGATGCCGGCCGTGCTCAAAGGCTTGTTGGCTTTCGTGGTGGCCTATTTATTTTTATGGCTGTTGCTGGGCAACGGCATTCCCTGGTATGCCTTTCCGGCTCTGGCGGTATTGCCTGTCTTTGCCGTATACTACTTCGAACGGCCGAAACAGTTTTTAGGTATTGCCAACGCCCGCTTTTCCGGCTACTTCATCGGCCTTAGTTCCGGGCTGTATTTTTTGCTCAACCTGAGCCTGCATTTTTCCAACCCGGAAAGGGGGCCTGACCGGCACCTGATCTTCAAAACCCCCTTTATCCAATACGCCACCCGCAGCATGGACTGGGAGGAGACACTAGCCGCCTTCAACCCCTTCTACCTGGAAGCATTGAAATACCTCAACCGAGATCCTTCAGAAAAAGTCTATCGGGTGGGCACCTATATGCAGTATCACATTCTCCAAAACGACCGGCGCGTGCTCGAGGACAACCAGCTCGGTAAGTTTGAAGAGTTATCGTCTAAACTGTCCGACCAAAACTACTTTCTTCAGGTACTGCGCGACAATGGGTTTCGCTATATCCTTTATGACCTAAACTCGGCAAGCCTGGACCAAACGCCTGAACAGTCGCTAAGAAAAAAGAATATAGCCTTTCTCAATCTGTTGCTTGACCCTGGTGAGATCAAACTAGTCGTCACCGACCGGATCGTCGAAGACCCGGGAGGAGGCATGGTGCAGCTGCCCGGCGGGGCTGTGCCTGGCAAGCCGGGCCTGTCTGGAAAAGTTGCCTTTGCAGGCTCCTTTGCACTTTTCGAGATCCTTTGAACCGGCTGTCATGATCCGTAAATCAGACGTCCATTTTTTCATTCCGGCCTTCAATGAAGAGCAGGCTATTAGCGAGGTGATCAAAACCGTCCGGCGATGCGGTTATGCCAACCTTTACGTGGTGGATGACGGCAGCACCGACAGCACAGCTGAAAAAGCCCGGCAGGCCGATGCCCATGTGATTCATCACCTGATCAACCGGGGCGTCGGCGCCGCAACGCAAACGGCCATCGAATGGGCGAGGAAGGCGGGTTATTCTTATATGGTGCTAATGGATGCCGACGGACAACACTTGCCCCAAGACATCGAAGCGCTGGTGCAGCGCATGGCGGCCGGCGACTGCGACATCGTCATCGGCAGCCGCTTCCTGCACGACGTATCCGCTATGCCAAGAACCCGCAGATGGCTTAATCGCATGGCCAACGTTCTGACCAATCTGTTCTGCGATTACCGATATACGGACACCCAGTCCGGCTTCCGCATGCTCAACCGCCGGGCTATCGAAAACCTGCACCTCACCCTCGACGGGTACGGCTTTTGCAGCGAAATGTTGATCCTTGCAGAACAAAACGGCTTGAAAACGGCGGAAGCGCCTACAAATACCATCTATACCCAGTACTCGCTTGCAAAAGGGCAGGATTTTTACACCGGGATCAGGACCGCGCTCAATTTTATATGGAGAATCATTTTTAAATAATTCTTAAAACATGGAAATCCGCATCTTTCAAATCGTCGTCCCCCTGATCGCCTTGTTTTTTATCCTGGGCAGCGTTTTCCGCTACCGCAAATCGAAGATTACGGTTTACGAAATGGCACTCGGCATCGCGTTTTGGCTGGCTGCGCTGCTTGTCGCGCTCTTCCCCGATTTTTTTTCCAACGGGATTGCCCACATCTTCGGCATCAAGAGCAATGTCAATGCGATCATCTTTTTCTGCCTGGGCATCCTGTTCTTTATTCAATTCAAGATGTACTTTGCCATCCGCAAGCTAGAAAAAAACCTGACTGTTCTAACGCGACAGCTCGCCCTGCGCGACCACCCCGAAGATCGCACTTCATGAAGATACTTTTTGTACTCGAACATTATTACCCTTATATTGGTGGCGCAGAGCGCCTG
This genomic window contains:
- a CDS encoding glycosyltransferase family 2 protein, with the translated sequence MIRKSDVHFFIPAFNEEQAISEVIKTVRRCGYANLYVVDDGSTDSTAEKARQADAHVIHHLINRGVGAATQTAIEWARKAGYSYMVLMDADGQHLPQDIEALVQRMAAGDCDIVIGSRFLHDVSAMPRTRRWLNRMANVLTNLFCDYRYTDTQSGFRMLNRRAIENLHLTLDGYGFCSEMLILAEQNGLKTAEAPTNTIYTQYSLAKGQDFYTGIRTALNFIWRIIFK
- a CDS encoding sulfotransferase domain-containing protein is translated as MRKDTSSIPDFIIVGFMKSGTTTLLHHLRNHRKIHLPANEVHFFDREENFAKGFDWYQKKVLKNSPEEAMIFGEKTATYSHLDKVAKRIHENCPQTKIIWVLRNPVARTYSSYWHDYKQGMELLSFERAIRKEERRIEENSYYSHKNRSIYHLQIQRFLEYFPMEQMYFILFEDMINPYNNDHVLNKLFHFLGTSNEYFEYSAEVKNKTVLPRYPITLYVGHKLGLINHPKVKNMLLSLNFKNKQPGYRKMSVETQKELKSYFHQHNKKLEHLINMDLSIWDQ
- a CDS encoding DUF2304 family protein, whose protein sequence is MEIRIFQIVVPLIALFFILGSVFRYRKSKITVYEMALGIAFWLAALLVALFPDFFSNGIAHIFGIKSNVNAIIFFCLGILFFIQFKMYFAIRKLEKNLTVLTRQLALRDHPEDRTS